The Thermodesulfovibrionales bacterium region CCAGCGGAATCCGCTCTGTTCCATGATCTCAACGACCGCGTTCTGTGTCGGCACAACAGCAGGAGGCCGGTCGATAGTTCCCCGTCTCAATGCCGTAAGGAGTCTTTCCCTCTGATTCATCTTTCCCCCTAAGAAAAGGCCTTCTATTTATTGAGGAGCCGGATAATCTCGGTATGTTCGGGAAAGCGTCCCTTTTCCTTCTTCGAGAAAATCAGTTCACCGTCCAAACTGACTTCAAAGGCCCCGATATCACGTGAGTGCACAAGCACCGCTTTCATGCCCGTCGCGGTTTCCACTGCCCTTGAAAGGCTGGCCGCG contains the following coding sequences:
- a CDS encoding Rdx family protein, producing the protein MKKLLIEYCGTCNYRPIAASLSRAVETATGMKAVLVHSRDIGAFEVSLDGELIFSKKEKGRFPEHTEIIRLLNK